Below is a window of Deinococcus multiflagellatus DNA.
CGCCCAGCCAGGTGCGGAACACCAGCCCGGCGGCGTCGCGCGGGGCCACCGTCCCCGCCGCCACCTGTTCCCAGCAGACATAAATCAGCGCGTGCAGGGACGCCATCAGCCACGCGGCGGGCGGGCGGGGGCTCAGGAACCCCTGCGCCTGCGCGCGTTCCAGGGCGCCCAGCAGCGTGGCGTCCTGCGCGGCCGAGGCGCGCGTCAGTTCGGCGTCGCTGTCCAGTTCCGAGGCGCGCACCAGAAACATCAGGCGCGGGCCCAGCGGCACCAGCCGTTCAATCCAGCGTTCCAGCGTCTGCCAGGAGACAGCTGGCGGCGTCCCCGGCGCAAAGGCGGCGGCCAGCCCCACCTCTTCGTCCACGGCCCGCAGGTGGGCCAGGGCGTCCAGGGCCACAGCGCGCAGCACCGCTTCCCGGGTGGGGTACA
It encodes the following:
- a CDS encoding TetR/AcrR family transcriptional regulator, translated to MSPARRAPPTPLLEVLTQALVERPQASLGELAALAGVGRTTLHRLYPTREAVLRAVALDALAHLRAVDEEVGLAAAFAPGTPPAVSWQTLERWIERLVPLGPRLMFLVRASELDSDAELTRASAAQDATLLGALERAQAQGFLSPRPPAAWLMASLHALIYVCWEQVAAGTVAPRDAAGLVFRTWLGGVGEKANG